A DNA window from Pseudorasbora parva isolate DD20220531a chromosome 19, ASM2467924v1, whole genome shotgun sequence contains the following coding sequences:
- the LOC137047953 gene encoding uncharacterized protein, whose protein sequence is MSIPKAVGNSWIVSGQESVEGSDGSGNERGEMEVGSGMFEKWETTRNNKRKKKRKDKTDESDSDRESNIQDERREEYVIFAKLVDEGDSFGGMNPMQLTKSLNREIGEIKSAKVLRNGALLVVCKDERQMGRAIKINMINKKKVECSMTYRKFAKGVITGIPVNVSVEEVKKNITNVKVNEVRRLKINRNGNMLDSLSVMINFDQEKLPERVYIGFMCYDVRLYIPPPLRCFKCQRFGHVAAVCKGKQRCGKCGGEHEYGKCQEGTKLKCCNCGGEHSSAYRGCEVSKRQAEVQRVKAVQGISYAEAARKVPGIVTMVRQPGNRSKEMNMCQGCDKLKEETLIVKRNDFVMFMAEIINCSAQTKSRNERIKIIVKSAEKYLDVKGLLWETVRDTLNVETQSSQACAGSS, encoded by the coding sequence ATGTCGATTCCCAAGGCGGTTGGCAACAGCTGGATTGTGAGTGGACAGGAGAGTGTGGAGGGAAGTGACGGATCAGGAAATGAACGAGGAGAGATGGAAGTAGGTAGCGGGATGTTTGAAAAATGGGAGACGACTAGGAATAATAAAcggaaaaagaaaaggaaagatAAAACAGATGAAAGTGACTCGGATAGGGAATCGAATATACAGGATGAGCGGAGGGAGGAGTATGTGATCTTTGCAAAACTTGTGGACGAAGGGGATTCGTTTGGAGGTATGAATCCAATGCAGTTAACGAAATCACTTAATAGGGAAATAGGTGAAATAAAGAGTGCTAAAGTATTAAGAAATGGAGCTCTGTTGGTTGTGTGTAAGGATGAAAGACAAATGGGGAGAGCAATCAAAATAAACATGATAAACAAAAAGAAAGTGGAGTGTTCTATGACTTATAGAAAATTCGCAAAAGGAGTCATTACAGGGATTCCGGTAAACGTATCAGTTGAAGAggtgaaaaaaaacataacaaatgTAAAAGTAAATGAAGTTAGACGTCTAAAAATAAACAGGAACGGAAATATGCTAGATAGCCTTTCAGTTATGATCAATTTTGATCAGGAAAAACTCCCGGAGAGAGTGTATATTGGTTTCATGTGTTATGATGTGAGGCTCTACATTCCACCCCCACTTAGATGCTTTAAATGTCAGAGATTTGGACATGTGGCAGCAGTATGCAAGGGCAAGCAAAGATGTGGTAAATGTGGTGGTGAGCATGAGTATGGAAAATGCCAAGAGGGTACAAAGCTGAAATGTTGTAATTGTGGTGGGGAACACAGTTCTGCCTACAGAGGATGTGAGGTTAGCAAGAGGCAAGCTGAAGTACAACGTGTCAAAGCTGTACAGGGAATTAGCTATGCAGAAGCAGCAAGGAAGGTTCCAGGAATTGTGACGATGGTTAGACAACCAGGAAATAGGAGCAAAGAAATGAATATGTGTCAAGGATGTGATAAGCTGAAAGAAGAAACTCTGATAGTGAAAAGGAATGATTTTGTAATGTTCATGGCGGAGATTATAAACTGTTCTGCTCAGACAAAAAGCCGAAATGAAagaattaaaataattgttaaatCTGCAGAGAAGTATCTAGATGTGAAAGGGCTGCTATGGGAGACCGTTAGAGATACCCTTAATGTAGAGACACAATCTTCTCAGGCATGTGCTGGATCATCTTAA